The DNA region GTTTTCCTTTTTCTACgttctttagatttaaatttttaagattacaTTTCTAAGACTAAATTTATACCTagataactataaaaataaaaacaaagtgacttaaaacttattgaaaaaattataaaaaataacagatGTATTATCTCATTAAAActgcaaaaaaataataaattaagttcgaACTCAACATAATCCATAAAACTATCACTACCTATCATTATTATCCatcttatacatttattactaatttgtatttttctttgttcaattaaaaaacaaataatcgaaTCGTCTGATTGTCACACCAAAACAAGAATGAAATTAACACGCCACCCAGCGAAGCAATGACGTGCCGATCCGGTTCCTTCTGCTACTTCGCCGCGGGCGCGTTGTAAACGTAAAATTTCGAAATCTGCACCACCATTGCTTAATCCTAGAATTATCCATTCCACCGTACacgtatttcaataaaaaaatatctgtatTGCACGCGCGATTTGACAGAGAAACGGTTTTGGTGTATAAAAAACGTTCGTAATAATTTACCGCggaaataaaccaaaatacaAACTAGCAAAGTCGATATTTATCACACATAATGATTAAAGATTATTCAATACACagttacaattttttccataattttaattataaaaaggacCCGTTGTTAAGTCTTCAcacttttcaataaaatagtcACAGTGGCGCGCTCGTTTACGAGTCTTTACCGAGGTTCAAACTATTGTGGCCTATCTTCTTTTGCCTTGGGAAGGGAATTACTAGAGTTATAATAAGTTAGACTAGTTCAAAACGTAATTTGTGCTTGATGTTCAGTATcctgaaacaaaataacacaatcaatgtaattgaaacaatttaaaagaagTATTAGGATTATTCGGGGGGTGCGACCGCCCAGGTTCGTTACAAACCTTTTCTACCGTACAGTTTCCGTACCATTTGGTTCGTTCAAATTGGCGGCCGGACTGGGTTGGGCGCTGGACGTGGCCCTTCCGTGGCTACTCTCATACTCCATGACCTCCTGATAGATCAGCTCTTTCCACTGTTCCACCGTGTGCTCCCTCTCATCCACACTGTGGTCGTACGGTCCCGGAGCGGGCTGCAAGCGAACTATGAGTCAAAACAAAACCGGGACGTTTCCAAAACAGTTTACCGCATTGACCTCCTGCTCGTCGTACCAGACGTTTATGTACGGATGGAGTAGGGCGTCGTCAACCGATATCCGATTCTGGGGATCAATCACGAGCATCTTGGAGAGCAGTTCGCGCGCCTGGCTAGCCTTCAGCCGGTTGTGCTCGTTGCTGTCTGACGGGAACAGCACGTCCGGGAACAGTTTCTCGAACGAGAAACCCGGATATCGTGGCCTGTTCTCCACGTAGTTGCGTACGGTCGGCTGAAGCCGCACCATGAACTGCTGCGACGGCGTCCCTAGTTGTTCTAAACGAACGAAACCATTGACTATCAAACGttcattacatataaaatatagactgccttaccaataattttattccattGATCGATGTGATCGGTGCCAGGGAACAGGACACCACCTCGTATCATCTCGCCCATGATACAGCCGACGGACCAAATGTCGACGTTTTCGGTATATCCCATGCCAAGTATAACTTCGGGTGCCCGATAGTATCGTGTCACCACATACGGTGTCATCATAAAAGTCGTGCCTGCCGTCCGGGCAAGACCGAAATCTAGTATTTTGAGCGTGCAATCAGACTTCACCACTATATTACTCGGTTTCAAATCCTTTAAAAAAACACCCGGTAAACGATAAATACTTGTGAGAAAattaccatattttatttactctgTGAATGATCCCGGCCGAATGTAGATGTTTAATGCCGCACAACATCTGATACAGCAAATAGCTCATGCGTTCGTGGTCAAGGTCCATCTGTATCACTTGGCACAGATTCGCGTCCATCAGTTCCATTACCAGGTACACATCCTGGAACTCCTCCAGCGACCTTTGAGGCGTGAACGCATTTAACAAACCAATTATCTGCAATAAATGTAACATGAATAAACAAACTATCAGTTAAATATGGTTACGATTTGGTATTTTTCTTACGTTCTTGTGATTGACGAGCTTCATGAGCTTAAACTCCCGGTACGCCCTTTTGGCATGAGTGACATTCTGAAAGGGGCGGCTGAGTTTCTTGATGGCGACGTTCGTCGAGGTCACCGTGTCAACGGCGGCACTACACAACACAAAACacattttgaatttcattATCCACATTAGCTGTGGTACCTGTTgcataagaataaaaaaggtTGCTActgcttttattatttttaaatgtgtatcGAGTGTTGACTTGAATAGTTCATCAGAGCAAAGCTCTCATTGAATTTGTTTACATCTTTAGGTTGGACGAACagcaaacaaatttaatatttatttatattttttgaatcttTGATGAGCTGTTCAAGTGTCAAGAAAATtcgtttagatttttatacaaaatatattatttccgCTGAAATTTCAACGACAACTCTGAATTGTGTCTATTCGTGCAAAGAAgagcaaaataataatggttaatagTGTGTGTCATGCGCATGCGATCCTCACCGTGTGGCACGTCCAGATTAGCCGGCGACAAGAGATGCAAGTTGTACGGGTTGTTAATCATTTTGCAGTGtatggttttttttttattaattagcaaTTGTTCTTCAAGAAGCCGCACACAAGATTCAGTCTGGTGTGTGACTTCTCAAACGCTTTGAAGAAATGATTAATCGGTAAATTGGAAAGAGAGTGTAGACGCAGATTCTTCGCGTGTTGCCCACTTACCAAACAAGGCCTTGGGCGCCGCCGCCCTTCGGTTGCAGATTGACGTAGCGTTGTGGCACCCAGAATTCGGTGTCGCCGAAAATGTGCTGGGTGAAACCTTCGCGCACCGCCTCCGccattatttaatactatacTTGTAGTTTGGATACTTATAACAACCGTAAACAACACCAACAACCAaccaacagtaaattaaaaaaaacacacaCGCTAATTGTTCTAAGCACAGCCCAAATCTAACTAAAAAATAGAAcagaaaacaacaaaatggGTGATGGGAGTgcagataataatttatcgaaaaactaataaatgtaACAGCAATGAGACAACTCACCAAACTATTCCTTGGGCACCGGATCCGATCGGTTTCAAATTTTGGTACCGCTTCAGAATGGTGAACTTGGTGTCTCCCACCTCGACGGTATAGAACTGCGACAGTCGGGACATCTTGTTGCGCCAGTCCCAGTAATCCGAAGCGGGTGTCTGAAAATACAGCCTTCATAAAGACAAGATTACTAATCGACTTcttgttgtttatattttctctGTTAATCGACAACCCACAACAATGGTTAAGTTCCATTTAGTTTTGTTAGTGTTGGGACAATTTTCCGTTTCCAGGCTGCACAATTCATGTGTCGAATGGCCCCATTATAAATTCCTGATCGATTTTTAACGGCTCTCTCTATAAATAACCGTTACATTGTATGTGTTTTCGTTCTTAAACCTCACCGAATACGAAATGCAGTTTTTCAAGAAACGAAACGGAGGTTTAATGTATCCAGTTAAAATGGGGTATCGATCATGCAATTTGATTCGAGAATCTGAGTGAAGGTAGGAGTTTGCACGTGTTTAATTCTAGACAAAATCaatgttaattatgttaaatttaaaaaaaatcacaacgAAGCAacgtaatattttactttacttacCAAGAACGATCCattgtcgttttatttttcagttggACGGTATTTGGGAATCCTGCAACAAcaacattcaaattattcgCCGTAAATCACACGTGAAAATCGTTAACTAATTAAAGTGTTGGTTTGACCTTCTGTTTTATGACCCAGTTTCGTTCGACATGTTCCAACGTGAAAAATTCACTCCTGGTTCGGACAATTTCCTAACTGTTTAAAGCAAATTCATGGAGTGGTAGAAAAATCGTGATTGTTCGATCGAgtttaattctaatatttctcTTACTCGCAATTCATTGTGCGTTGGCTAAATGGAATTGAATGAAGATCTCAACAGTCGAATAAAAACCTTTTGTTTAcaggaataattaaaaaatatttttctttccttCAGGCATAGGATAATTAAACAGTTGCCAGTGCTCTTCAGTTTCAGctattcaatatttacttttcgAAAATACATCATTCTCTATCTCCAATACGTATTTTTAGATCCTTAAGTTCCAACAAAAACATCGGCGACAAAGGGCGTGTTTTAACCCCGGGAATTGTAAAACTCGAATCGATGGATTCGAAGGGATAATTTGGCCAATGCGGAGGGGTTCCTTCCCCTCGGGGGCAGTTTTACGGGGGGCACAAACTTTCGGTCTACCGAAAGAAAAACAGTGGAATGCGGGAAACACCGTTTTATAACAGATTACTGAATTCCATTCCTCTTAAATGATAAATCATTGAGAAAATGATCCCAAAAGGGCAGTgcaaactaaaaaattgactaaaCTAAACtggaatttctaataattaccTTCTGgaactcaattaattaaatcacatgAAATTATCATCTTGATATCATCGTGCAAATATTTGCGGTGCATAAAATTACTTCAGTTATATTTGCACGTGGTCCAAAATCCATTTGCAAACATTTGCCCAACGTCTCATTTCACATATCACAATTCGATCGAAATCAAATcacatttgataataaaataaatgtttcataacccataaaatattatttcttatgacgcgataaataaaaaatatccatcGCACTCACGcaacattttattgtgttCGAAAACTTTTTTACGAGCCGCGATGTGATTTAAATGTCTAacgtaattcaattttaaacctATTTTTGGCGCAGTAaccgaatattattttttgtgagtGTGCACTTTGTGATTTATTCCGAAATATCAATACGGTACAAAATCTGTGGATTGTGCAAGCAGTgggcaaaaaaataataatattggatTTATATTCATGTAACGGTTGCACCGGCTCAAAATGCTATTGTTAGAGAGAACCTTGCCAACAAAATAGAAATGGCTTTCCAGATTTTACTGCAtgcttttttattgaataaagaaCAGATTTGCTTTTCAACATTTAATCTTTGTGGAGGTTTACTTGAACTTTTACAAAATAGATTTTgttaaacagtttaaaaagtaaaaacatttCCTACAAGCTGCTTAAGTCACAGTGATATTTGGAAAAAGGTTTtccatcatattttattaaatattgtatattctgaaaaattgtcatttattgCCGTAAAACACATTAATTTCACCATCCCACAATTGATTAACGCGTtctaaaattaacacaaaacCATAACAACAACGAAACAGACCTTCGCAATCAACAACGGAAAACCcacaataaatacaatgaTATTATACAAACCGCTATTGATTTCTgaaattgtacaaataaattacgttAGAAAAATAGATGGCATCAGTGTTCGATAACTAGCAATAGACAACCAAGTCTGAAATGTATTGTTGTTTGCCTATCATAGTGTCACGAATTTGattattctgtaaattctgcaACTGATCGAACAGATAAATCTCGATGCTTTTACACCGTATAAAATGTCGTTCATGAATATAAATCGCATCGATTCGCTCGAAACAAATCAGCAATCAAACTCGAGCAAAGaactttatgtttttttactaTGTCGTTCCGAAATTTATGCAAATTGTCTTCTAATGCGGCGTTCAAGCGACGAATTGAATTTCGGCCGCGTTCTATTAACGAATTCCTAATGGCGAATCCattaaacattcattaaaGCAACTTTTTTCATGCCGATCGATAGATGTCGCGACGTTCTGAACGAAACTACAGGCAACCAAGTTAACTTGGAACAAAGCTACTAGAACAATAACTGTCAGTCAATTTCGTCCTTATTACGAAAGGGCTTTTGTACGCTTATCGCAATGTGTTAGACATCTCGTATTCCGCCCCCAAGTAAAACACACTGCCAAGCTAATTTTCTCCTGTTAATTACGTAGGTGAACTCCCCCTCTTTTGCCGTCGGCACAGCAAAGAATGTAGGGGTTggatattgtttgtttttattacggCCGAAgaggaacatattttattaatctggcacaattataaataaatataaaaaatatatacacacCCATAATAAACAGcgaatttaatgaacaagcCGGCTGCATTTTGTAGTGTCCTATTAAACGGAGGGCACGTTTTGCGGGCGCATTAATTACGTTTAACGGGTGGCGCGAAATCCGCCCTGAATAATGCACAACTCAATTACCCCGTTTTTCGCGAGCGGcgcattaaatatattatggcGGACCGTCGCGTATTAATGTCccgttgaaaaataaaatacatatgtcgcggtttttgtttttaaatttttcacaatttacgACTGCGCCTAGGAGCGATGCTCGTAAGCTTTCGACTGTCGCGATTTAATTATCGATAAACGAACATCTAACCGAATCTGGGAGTTCGAATCGGTCAATTAAATGTGAATAAGTGAATATAAATGTCGTTTCTTTCGGTCGTATTGAATTTCCATTATCACCGTTCTGTTTTAGAAAATGGTTTTCGCATTAGGTAAACCGATAATTTCGttatatttctgtaattttattaacgttaacgcacaattttttctttagttaTTCGGGGACGGAAAAAGGGTTCGTTTTCCGTGTCTTCGACGACTTGGAAAAAGGCAAGAAGACTGGAAATAATCCCCCGCATCATCCTAATTAAAAAGGGGGAcgaggaaattaaaaatgaaatccacgataaatttcaattttcattattgcaATCAGCGTTCATGTGCCGAGATAATTAcacgaaaattaattgaagtgCCAACGAGAGAACACTAATTCAACACGTGATTTCACGAAAAACTgcctttgttttatttagattatttttttaattagttttaatcaattaaactggtaaaattacaacataattaattacatttaagcaACTAATAAGTTGTTTGAATGACTTCGCAAAAACAATAATGTAACTGGAATAGTCGACGCCGAGATTCCTGTACCGTCTTCCTTTTGCTCCCCCTTTTACTTCTGTTTATGTTCTTTTTTCCCCGTTTGAAATTCCATGCGACCGGATGAGGTGCACATTTACACGGCGTCAGCGTTTCTCGACGACGGTAAAACGCACAAGCCCGCCAATAAATCAAGATTATTCAATAACCGATTGTTTTCCATAACTTCTATAAGCAACCGGCGTTagagaatatattatttagggGTTGATTTACCTCATTCATTGTCTCGAGCCACAAATACGTGCCTTTGTGCCAAAATTAATCCAGTATGAATATCTAGAGTGTGACATGACATGAAGTCTCATTAAATATGATTGCACGCCGTGGATTAAcaactattaataaacaattaagccCCAAAGGAGGAACgtgacacaatttactttcgGTAAATCACGATTTATAATTTAGGCGTGTACAAGTCGGCCCGTTTGTGACGTTCCAGGACCGACCGAAAgctgaattattaattgagtGGATGATATCCtcgtttaaatttggattaaaGTCGATCCCTTTGAACGTTTAACCCCTCCAGGAAAATcggataaatttaaacatgccGTTTCTCTAtgttctatatttattattgattttttatgggTTTACGTTACATGTGTTTTAGGGGTTTACgtactatatattatttacaatttccaTTTTGCCCGTGTCAACTTATGACTGAGAAGAGCCACTTCTGGGTAATTTTATCCGAGTCTGACGTTGAAATGGCGGCATATCACAGAAACTGACGCGGGAAACGTCCAAAGCCCATTATCCAGATTTTCCATTAAATCTGACAAACAACAAACGTCCAATTTTCACATCTGCGCGATATAACCTCATTTAAAATTCTCTTCCAGTATCTATTAGCAAACTATACACGCACAGATGGCGGCAGTGTGCATGAGCAAGAAATATGCAACCTActgtacttaattaataacaaccaactaactttaaaatttaaaaaatgaaccaAGCAATTTCTTATGTTTTAGAGACGTCGTCGGCGTAATTGCGAGTTGAAACTCTCGAGTACGGGCCAGAAAAACAAACGGAGCAAAAGGGCACCGATTAATTATGCGATTCCAGTATAGTCGGGGCCgtggaattattaaaaagttacggTTTTCGGGGCTAATGGAAGATGAAATTGGCTCGTCGGTGTCTGGGTCGTGAGGGtcgattataataattgataagggTGATATGTTCTCGGGAGGCGTACAACAACTTCCAACTCCTAACGGTAAAATCGATTTATTATGAAACAAACATTAAACACACAAGTTGGGTAAACAATCAAAATCTGGTTTAttcatctttaatttatatcaagtCATCTTTTTGGAGAGAtgattttagaatataaaattgtgaaacGACCGTCTGGAGTTTTCCAATATATTGTGTGAAAGTTTCGACAACAAAATCGAATAAAGTATGATTGGATGCAAGTATTGTGCATATAAATAGGAGTTCTCCACGAGCGAGATATCCAGGATAGTTTATTCCAGTTTTCTCATCCCCTGTCATCTCATAAACTCCATTTTTGAAGACACCTAAAGGTCGcataaatttttcacattgTAAAATATCGAGACAGTTCATTTTTGCATGAATTTTAAGCAGATTTCCCTCACACGATTTACAACACTCGACGTTTCGCTTGTGCGACAGGATTAATTCATTTGCAAGTACACATCTCTCAGACCTACGATAACGAGACGACAAACTGGGAGGGCGGCGTCGCTAATTAATTGCTCGGTGTCGATGTCGTCCCCCTTTTGTGTCGATCGCCCCCTACAACATATCGACAGGATTCACCTGTCCGCGTTATAAGCAATTAATCACTATCATTTTCAGAGACATTTTGCGAGATACAATCTTGATGAATGCcagaataataaaagaaagctGACAAAAggcaaaaaaactaattaataacgaCGTGTCACATGTTATACGGTGACCGGTTCCTAAACGTTCGTTCCGGCAACAGTGAACGGTTCACTAACCGGAGCGACTGGCGGCGCAGGCGCCGGCGTCCTATGGTCGATACACCCGCCCGCCCCTTCCGCACACCCCCAAAAACGCAGATTTGTCCGCAGGACCCCCAGCAAGTTGGCATCGGGCCGCAGATCCATCACATCTCGCCCGTATAACCGACTTTTTAAAAACGGCCGACGTTCGCATGTGTGCGGTTTCCGAGGTGGAGGCGGGATTAATCATGGGCGCCTCCATCCACGGGACTGGGTCAAAGTTTAACGCGATGAAAAAATTGACAAGAGACTACTCAACTTTATCCATATTCATGGTAATCGGGCCAACCCTCCCGATTCACTCTATCGCCGCGTATCCATCCCCCCCTTAGTAATTCCATCAAGATTCCACTTGGAACGGTGATATGATTGCATGAACGACCGAAAAGAAATACGTTTGCCGATTACAATGAAGCACTAGCCGACCGGGGACAATTACAACTCCGTCGAAGGCAAAAACTGGAAACGATAATGACACCTAGGAACACGTTCCCTTTTAGAACTTTTGCATGTGCACTGTACATTTCGATTCGCGAAATCGCCGCTCATTTCAACGTTCTACATAACGGGGTTAAAGTCGTTTACTTGGGCGGTTTGGACACTTATCTGGACGACCACTTAAAACTAACGTCGTCTGGAAGAAACTAGCCGGGCGAATTTTACGACAC from Aethina tumida isolate Nest 87 chromosome 1, icAetTumi1.1, whole genome shotgun sequence includes:
- the LOC109597490 gene encoding stress-activated protein kinase JNK isoform X3, whose amino-acid sequence is MAEAVREGFTQHIFGDTEFWVPQRYVNLQPKGGGAQGLVCAAVDTVTSTNVAIKKLSRPFQNVTHAKRAYREFKLMKLVNHKNIIGLLNAFTPQRSLEEFQDVYLVMELMDANLCQVIQMDLDHERMSYLLYQMLCGIKHLHSAGIIHRDLKPSNIVVKSDCTLKILDFGLARTAGTTFMMTPYVVTRYYRAPEVILGMGYTENVDIWSVGCIMGEMIRGGVLFPGTDHIDQWNKIIEQLGTPSQQFMVRLQPTVRNYVENRPRYPGFSFEKLFPDVLFPSDSNEHNRLKASQARELLSKMLVIDPQNRISVDDALLHPYINVWYDEQEVNAPAPGPYDHSVDEREHTVEQWKELIYQEVMEYESSHGRATSSAQPSPAANLNEPNGTETVR
- the LOC109597490 gene encoding stress-activated protein kinase JNK isoform X4 yields the protein MSRLSQFYTVEVGDTKFTILKRYQNLKPIGSGAQGIVCAAVDTVTSTNVAIKKLSRPFQNVTHAKRAYREFKLMKLVNHKNIIGLLNAFTPQRSLEEFQDVYLVMELMDANLCQVIQMDLDHERMSYLLYQMLCGIKHLHSAGIIHRDLKPSNIVVKSDCTLKILDFGLARTAGTTFMMTPYVVTRYYRAPEVILGMGYTENVDIWSVGCIMGEMIRGGVLFPGTDHIDQWNKIIEQLGTPSQQFMVRLQPTVRNYVENRPRYPGFSFEKLFPDVLFPSDSNEHNRLKASQARELLSKMLVIDPQNRISVDDALLHPYINVWYDEQEVNAPAPGPYDHSVDEREHTVEQWKELIYQEVMEYESSHGRATSSAQPSPAANLNEPNGTETVR
- the LOC109597490 gene encoding stress-activated protein kinase JNK isoform X1, translated to MDRSWLYFQTPASDYWDWRNKMSRLSQFYTVEVGDTKFTILKRYQNLKPIGSGAQGIVCAAVDTVTSTNVAIKKLSRPFQNVTHAKRAYREFKLMKLVNHKNIIGLLNAFTPQRSLEEFQDVYLVMELMDANLCQVIQMDLDHERMSYLLYQMLCGIKHLHSAGIIHRDLKPSNIVVKSDCTLKILDFGLARTAGTTFMMTPYVVTRYYRAPEVILGMGYTENVDIWSVGCIMGEMIRGGVLFPGTDHIDQWNKIIEQLGTPSQQFMVRLQPTVRNYVENRPRYPGFSFEKLFPDVLFPSDSNEHNRLKASQARELLSKMLVIDPQNRISVDDALLHPYINVWYDEQEVNAPAPGPYDHSVDEREHTVEQWKELIYQEVMEYESSHGRATSSAQPSPAANLNEPNGTETVR
- the LOC109597490 gene encoding stress-activated protein kinase JNK isoform X2 → MDRSWLYFQTPASDYWDWRNKMSRLSQFYTVEVGDTKFTILKRYQNLKPIGSGAQGIVCAAVDTVTSTNVAIKKLSRPFQNVTHAKRAYREFKLMKLVNHKNIIGLLNAFTPQRSLEEFQDVYLVMELMDANLCQVIQMDLDHERMSYLLYQMLCGIKHLHSAGIIHRDLKPSNIVVKSDCTLKILDFGLARTAGTTFMMTPYVVTRYYRAPEVILGMGYTENVDIWSVGCIMGEMIRGGVLFPGTDHIDQWNKIIEQLGTPSQQFMVRLQPTVRNYVENRPRYPGFSFEKLFPDVLFPSDSNEHNRLKASQARELLSKMLVIDPQNRISVDDALLHPYINVWYDEQEVNAPAPGPYDHSVDEREHTVEQWKELIYQEVMEYESSHGRATSSAQPSPAANLNEPNGY